CTGCCTTTTTAGAGCGGGGAGTCTTTTATGCCCCAttactgttttttataatttttaaatgtatatcatattggtggcaaataaaagtatttctatttatattcgaAATAACTACAGACAATTATTTTCTCTATAAGCATCTATTCTTAATTCTCTTATACAATTTAACCAAAGCGTCAAACGAGCCGAATAAAACGAAATACCACATCGAATCCGATTAATAAAAGCCTTTTTAAGGATTTGCAATCAAACATTAAGATATACGAAACGAAAACGTTTATTAGAACATGAGTTTGTATGCAAATCGCGTCTCCGTAAGCCGATTTCCGCAGCGTGGCTGTGGTATCCCAGTCACATAACGTACGTCAATGATATTTGAGAGGAAGTCTTTAGTATTCAGCCGATGTTGATTTATTGGAATCTGCTACTTCTGTACATCTTTTATCAGATCGAAGggaatttcgtatttattcttaagacgaatttacttaatatttatgtgtgtgttatGTACTAGCGTTTCATACGAGTTTTCGCTCGGgtagtacaaataaatacagacaATCGTCTCATCTTTACTCCTAAACCACTGTATCGATTtgggtgaaatttggtacagatatagattAAGACACGAGGAAGGATATAGAATAGTTTTATTCCGGAAATCTCATGGGAACGGCAACTATGTTGGGAAAACCCTGAGATtgtctatattttcttttactacGAGGGCAAagcttattattctgtggccgcgggcgaaaagctagtaataataataataatgaaaatgtgtttgtttgtctctcATCAATCTCCCAACGAAGTGATTTTGTGGTGTGACTTTGTGCCTGCCGATAGTTTGAAGGCTAGAGAGCGACATGGGCTAGTTTATACCACGATGAATCATTTTACTTCCATGTGAATTTCCCTTGACCAGGCGAGTGGaaggaaattaatataaaatagcttcTATACGACTTTAGACATACCAATTTAAAACCACAGAATCCATTAAATACCCCTTTGATAATCCATTACCCCCTCTATTCCAGAGGGAGCTAAACGCAGTGGACTTCAAGGTGTCAGCCGACCTGAAGTTCGTGCTCCTAATATCAGATGTGAGGCCGGGCTGGAGGCACGCGCGACTCGCCAGATACCACGTGTACGATGTTATCACAAGGTATgtattgtttgtattgttttttttaatcgataaGCAGACGTTAGACCACAATtccacctgatggtaagcagaGATGTGGTCTACGTGGGTGCACGTCTAACTAGAAGGTGCCTTTACCCGGACtggttaatattaaaactgtgtaaaatgacgattcaaaagtgcttctataacaagtctaattgaatacataaatatttaagattggctttgattttgaaaatatccAGATTATATTGCTTAGGAAAAAATGTGGCAGGAAGGGAATTCCTTTCCTAGGGAGTTAACAAGTTATTCAAGCATAAGTAACAGAGCATAGTACATCATCGGCGGACTTCCCTTTTTTCGTGTTAAACAATTAGATactgcaattaaaattaaccaaaCAACACAATCTCacaataagaattttatatattttatttttctatagtgttattatttgttaattatactaaatattcaaataaggaaatgttttatgtgtgATTAAGTTCCTACCACGGTTGCGTTTATTACCCCTATTTTCAGAAATCGTATCCCAGTGTCCCCCATAGAGGACGACAGGTCTGCTCCCCTCCTGCAGTACGCGGAGTGGGCCCCAGTGGGCTCCGGTTTGGTGTTCGTTCACGATAATGACATCTACTACAAGCCGAAAGTGCTGAAGGCACTGGTTTGTAGGATAACTAGCAATGGTGAGTATATACACTAAAAATCCATGAATAATACCTGTAATAAAAGAATGaagtcaattaaatataaatttaaaacacgcGGCCATTTTGTGTAAGCGTCCATCTTGGATTTGAAATTTGTCACAATGAACTCGAGTAGAGCCCTTTCATTTTTAACCATAATGAGAGAATTGTGAAAAGATATTCATCAATTTTGATCAAGCATAGCTTATATAgctttcaacaaaaaaaaatcaaaagctAGTCTACACTACTGTTTATACCGCCATGTGCTGTTAAGAGTTTAGTATAACaatgttaatgtaataataacaattttccggttttataaacgcgaaagtttggaTGGatagatgtatggatgtttgctactcattcacgcgaaaacagcttatcgcatctctatgaaatttggtacggaaATAGattagtctggattagcacataggcaaATTTGTAGCCGTTACATCTAGAACTATATGATTTAAGGAACATCTATACAGCAGTCCAATTTGACAAGTAGAAACGTAAAGCGCTATGTTCTTAATATTATGGCTGCAATAACATTTATCGGGCATTTAAACTCGACCCACGTCCCAATCTAACCCTTCACCCTGTCGATAAGCTTTATTCAAACAGAgcctttttatttcactttcttACGTGCcagctttatattaaactactagctgttgcccgcggcttcgcacgcgatAAATTCTAAGTAGTTTAATGGacgttattgtacatataaacctttctattgaatcactctatctaataaaaaaacatttaagcatatatagggACTTAGggatatagggacagagaagGCGACCTTgacttttatactatgtagtgatacatcctactatcctactgtcctatcctactaatataataaatgcgaaagtttgtaaggatgtgtgtgcgtttgttgctctttcacgcaaaaactgcagaACGGACTTTTATGAAACTTTGCAGTAATATAGCTTTCATAtcagaataacataataagtttaaatttaaaggttTAATTATAAGGTATAATTTGGAGATAATATAACGATAACTGTCAAGTAAGTCGGCAAAAAATCAGCCCCCTGAGAGCTACATTGGCGTGCGCTGCCCCAATCGTTGGAGTTACACAAAGATAATTACTGTAGGATTATTTGTCTTAAATAGTTCTAAATGtagataagaaaaatatatatgtctttattgtacacttaACTTATATTTACTTGTTATAATATCGTGTTTCCTTTAAATCATTTACTTGACTTGCTAGCCGAACAGTTTTATAATGTCCTTTTATCTGCTAAAACAATGAAAGTTTTCCACTACCTTCTTTATAGAGATCATGAATGATGATGGATGCAGTTTATATTCATGAATGAAGGATTTTcacgatatatttatatataccgtTTTGATAAAACGTCGCGTGTCCCCTAACTTGAGATAAACGTTGGCCGATTAAATTAATGGTTGCGATGAAGTGAATCGTTCCAGAGAAATGCTTGGATCACACATAACCGTAGTCCACACACACTTACCTATAACGTTATCtatatatgtgtttattattacacagTGTTGTTTTGTTCATGGTCaagaactattaaaatatgttagaGTTTAATTTCCTCCAGAAGTTTAATGCAAAATTCACTTATATTTCATGTATgtgtaaaatgaataataattgtaataataaattaataataaataacaaaacaactgagaggttatttttttatccagtttattgaatatatggatttttatgatattcgtATGTACGTTAAAGAAATAAGTAATAGACTATGGTTTTATTTTGCAACTTAGTAGATTTGCGGCACTGAAAAAATTGgcaaacatttgttttactaTTCTTGTTCCCTCTGTTAACTTCTTTCATGTACTTCTACTATAAAGTATCtgacatattaaaaacaaatcaccAAATTTTCCAAAACCCAGGGGTACCTGGTGTTATCTTCAACGGAGTACCGGACTTCCTGTATGAGACCGAGGTCCTCCGGCTGGACCGCGCCCTCTGGTTCAGCAGTGACGGCCAGACCCTCATGTACGTGACGTACAATGACACCCTGGTGCCGGAGTATAAATACCCATGGTATGGGTTTGACCAGCCGGAACCGCCGCCCTACCCGGTTATACGAACCTTGCGGTATCCACAGGTATGTTTCATTAGAGATTTATTGGAAACTGAtatggttataaatatattaaactcacgcttaataatttttttttcatacactTATTTGTCATTTTGCCTTTAATGGAATCTAACTGCTAAATAATCATgttaagatattaataaataactgatttacaattacttttattaaatattcatcaagATATGTCcaaattactatattaaaatcttgGTGTTTTGCATCATGCTTTCTTTTATAGGAAGCTAGCTAAAaggattttgaaaatataagttCTGCGAGGAAAAGAGTAGCATATTAAGCAGCTGACGAGAAAGCTAGCTGGAGATAGCagctatcctattaatattataaatgcgaaagtttgtatggatgtatggatgtttgttactctttcacgcaaaaactactgaaccgattgcaatgaaatttggtaagcagatagctggacaactggaataacatataggcaactttttatcccgatatacctacgggatacggacttacgcgggtgaaaccgcggggcgcagctagtataattatattatttctatatatcttCAGGTGAACACAAACAACCCGGTAGCGACGGTGTATGTGGTTAGCCTGAGGACACCCAAGTTCCTGTTCCCACACGCTATACAATTCTCCTCCCAAATTGATAAAGGTAAGAAATTAGACATTATTAGCTTACACCTGGACGATTTGTATTTGAGTGTagaacttaaaatttaatagaactAAGGTATAAACTCCCTTGAAGCTGTATGTTTGGAAGTACCGgcgtaagtaagtaagtaagtaagtaagtaagtaagtaagtagaTCGGCGTGAAGTAGCATACTGTTGTGTTTCATTCGGTGGGTGGGGGAGCTAGAGCCTATattcctttccttacccttcccagtcctttcctttcctCTAGTCTATCCTTCCTTTATCCTTTTTCAATTTGTTCcctgttcatgggcggtggtagcgcttagcATGAGCGTTAGGGATACCCCTGTACTGAAATTGTGAAGAGTTCCAGCCTAGCCTGAATAACTGCATTCGACCAGTAAAAGGGATTTTTCTGACCATAtccagtaaatatttaatatcgtaAAGTCTTTTCCTAAaaaagctttattattatttcaggaTGGTACGTCCGCTGGTCTAGCTGGATATCGGAGCGGCAGATCGGCGTGCTGTTGCTGAACCGGCCGCAGAACGTCTCCATCATCAGCATCTGCAGCGCCGTGCATTATAACTGCCAGGATGTAAGTGCGCACGTTTTTGTTGGAAGTTTACGATGTTGcgcatgtatgtttgtttgggtgcaaatttatttgttatttaatgtagTTTATTCTTTTACCTGTTTCTGTTTGTCATGTTAGCACTAATAATTTCTCGTCAATCACATTTCCCCAAGAAATTCTACTaacattatactatttataaccTCGTGATcatgaacaattttaaacgTCACTATCCTAACTGTTAGTTACTGAAAACCCTTCTCTAATTAGTATATAgtactaatagtataaatgcgaaaataactgtctgtctgtcagaCGGTCTATCTACAaatccgtctgtctgtcttgtctgtttttgtttgactacgcgggcggATAACCAATTTCATGTAATCTTATCATCTTTCAGATTTACCGCGACGAGACAGACGGGACGCGCTGGTCCGGCCTCGGCTCTGAGCCGTCAGACGAGGAGTGCGGCTggtgcggcggcggcgcgctcATCGGCGGCACCAGCGGCACCAGCGGCTCCAGCGGCTCCAGCGGCGTGTTCACCACCGCGCCCGTCACTGACCATGGCGGCCTGTGGAGACACGCGGTGCACCTCACACAAGATACGAGAACCACGCTTACGCAGGGCAGCTTCGAAATCACGCAGCTGGTCGGCTGGGATGAGAGGAGGAGGTTTTTGTGAGTTGACATTCATTGCCGCTTATTAATTACGGCGATATTTGACAGGCTTTTGAATCATACATCGTTATAGAATCATTTCGaacaaattgattaaatattccTAAATGCCAAATGCTTAACCCCCTCCCCGCTCCAGGTACGTGCTTGGCACGGCGGAGGAGCGCGCGGGCGACCGGCACCTGTACCGCGTGTTGGTGCCGCGAGACGGTtggcccgccgcgcccgcctgCCTCACCTGCGGCCCGCCGCCGCTCGCCGCGCCGCCCACGGACGCGCCGGTAACAGTACGTTGTGTGCCAGACATACAGTACACTCGGTGCACAGTAGATTAGTTATACCCGGTATACTAGACAGAAGTTGTACACCATCCCTATTAAATAGTTcactaaatatacaaaacatttttaaagtgatTATACAGTACtcaatttctataaaacatgACACAGTTCAATAGTTATACACACAGTACGCTAGTTATAAAGTGCACTTTTAGAAGTGGACTGAGAAGACTGTATTAGTACAGTACCCTAGtactacttataatatatgttattctattgTATATTTCAGGAATACGACAACGTGACGTCATCGTTCCCATCATGGCCGACGTCGACGGTGTTGCCGCACGTGTCGGATGAGAACGACTCGCTGCCCACTGAGTGTCTTTACAATAGAGTGATGTTTAGCAAGAACTTCTCATATTATGTGCAGGTGAGTGAAACATGTGCCGAAGAGTCTTATTCaatgaatgtatatatatttaactggtAAATGagattaacaattttattaaatcaattcaattgtCTTACTTTATTAGGAATATAGATCCCTATGCTCGTATAGCACAAATTTGCTTCACATCTTCACATAATTATGTTTGATGTTCACGCATATTATTCGCAACCAGCTATGGGTCATTTTCCATCGAGTATATGGTAACCATTGGACTTTCATCATCTTCTGTCTTTATTCATTGatctgatattattattaacgtattttatttgtatatgaacatattaatttcataagcGATCCGTATTGACCACAGACAATGCGGACTGTAAAAAAAAcgatcaatttattaattacattacaaaactgcatacatattacaaaattgcAAACCGATTGTGTCTTGTAACTTGCCGTTCGTTTACCAGCTGGCCAGTTTAATTGGGTGATCGTGTATTTTTAGTTTGCTTCCTACGCATGTCATCTTCCTGAACACAACACTGTTTCTGTAGGAGTGCTTGGGTCCTGGACCGCCAGCAACGTTCCTGTGCAGCGCGCTGGGTACAGCCGGCGCGGGCGTGGCGGGCGGGGCCGGCGCGCGCCTCGCCGTGCTGCACGACGGCGCGCCGCTGCGGCAGCACGTCGCCTCGCTGGCGGCGCCGCACGCCAAGGTGTTCCGTGTTGAGGTGAGCCCCAACTTGCTGCCAACATCGGATATTTGGATATAGTCTAAGAGCCCAGAGATCAACTTTATGCAATTTAATACGCAACTGAAATGCATGCGAGGAAATTCGGCGGAACTATTACTAATCACGCCAAAATATACAGAACAGTATTTGGAACAACTCAAGTAGTGTTGAAGAAACGTTTACTGGATTAAGCTTTCATTGAAAAGAAACATAAGGTCGACATTTTTAAGAAAGAATGCATATAGAACTAGTAAAATGTCGATAGCTCGTCACCAACTACaacaaacaagaaaattttactgttaaatgtaatttccGCAGGTGCAAGCGCACCGCGAGGCTCGCGTGCGGCTGCTGCTACCACCCGGCCTGCGGGAGACCGACGACCTGCCGCTGCCTCTAGTTTTACATGTGTATGTAATGTCataaatgttgaaattaatttaaaacattcgaAATAGTAatgattttcttaaaaaaagtttaaaaaatctagGTTCTGTATCGGTCtaaatttcaatgtaataattaattaatcgacTAACGAAAATTTTCTTCTACAACCGCAGTTCAGCGGAACCGGGCGGGCAGCTGGTGACGTCACGGTGGCGCGCGGGCTGGGGCTGGTACCTCGCCGCGGCGCGCAACTTCATTGTCGCAGAGATTGACGCGCGCGGCTCCGGCGGACAGGTGCACTCTATACACTGCACACTGCACTGCACGATAAGCACTGGACTACACTACACTGCGAGACACTGCAATGCAATTTTCTGCACGGCAGTACACTGCACTACACTATTCTGTTCTAGACTATTCAGGACTAAgtgtataattgaaaatatcgtAGTGTAATAACACTGCACAACACTTCACTGCACGACACTGCACTACACTACGTTAGACGACGCTGCtgcaatatacattatatgttctatactttatttagtagtttttatgttattttaactgtAATTCGATTGGTgcttaatatctatattatgtatctgtgttattattatttattatgctaaATATTCAAACACTCTCCAGTACCATATATATTCTAGGAATAATATTCTAGGAATAAACAACAGTACATACTGGTAAAAACTACAAACACAGTCTTAAACTAGTAAAACTCATAACCATTTGATATAGATGAAACAGAACGAAAATCTggctataaatttttatattaaacttgcAGGGTGAAGAGTTACGCACGGAAATCTATCAAAAACTACTTTCAGTGGACGTAGAAGATCAAATAGCCGTTTTATCGTAAGTATTTAATCCTATGAATTGatctttattgttatagaCATTGTTTTTGTGCCATGTATCGCgatgatataaaatgattCTCGTACTACAATGATTTACTAAAATACAGATGAAAGTGTTAAGAGCGagaaagaagaaataataatctaattaatattttcaacaagTCATCGAGACAACAGGTCATACAATGTTCCATTCTCCATTTCGCAAACTTCAAGTTATAACAAGatgtaaaaagataaatatttttagaaaaccTTAATGCGTCAGGATCAGTAGTTCATGAGATAAgtatgttcaaacaaacaaactctgtCTAAACCCTTGGTTTAAGTTTAAGTTTAAGTAGTTCTATAACAGATGGCGTTGTACGATGCTGCATCGCGGTNNNNNNNNNNNNNNNNNNNNNNNNNNNNNNNNNNNNNNNNNNNNNNNNNNNNNNNNNNNNNNNNNNNNNNNNNNNNNNNNNNNNNNNNNNNNNNNNNNNNNNNNNNNNNNNNNNNNNNNNNNNNNNNNNNNNNNNNNNNNNNNNNNNNNNNNNNNNNNNNNNNNNNNNNNNNNNNNNNNNNNNNNNNNNNNNNNNNNNNNNNNNNNNNNNNNNNNNNNNNNNNNNNNNNNNNNNNNNNNNNNNNNNNNNNNNNNNNNNNNNNNNNNNNNNNNNNNNNNNNNNNNNNNNNNNNNNNNNNNNNNNNNNNNNNNNNNNNNNNNNNNNNNNNNNNNNNNNNNNNNNNNNNNNNNNNNNNNNNNNNNNNNNNNNNNNNNNNNNNNNNNNNNNNNNNNNNNNNNNNNNNNNNNNNNNNNNNNNNNNNNNNNNNNNNNNNNNNNNNNNNNNNNNNNNNNNNNNNNNNNNNNNNNNNNNNNNNNNNNNNNNNNNNNNNNNNNNNNNNNNNNNNNNNNNNNNNNNNNNNNNNNNNNNNNNNNNNNNNNNNNNNNNNNNNNNNNNNNNNNNNNNNNNNNNNNNNNNNNNNNNNNNNNNNNNNNNNNNNNNNNNNNNNNNNNNNNNNNNNNNNNNNNNNNNNNNNNNNNNNNNNNNNNNNNNNNNNNNNNNNNNNNNNNNNNNNNNNNNNNNNNNNNNNNNNNNNNNNNNNNNNNNNNNNNNNNNNNNNNNNNNNNNNNNNNNNNNNNNNNNNNNNNNNNNNNNNNNNNNNNNNNNNNNNNNNNNNNNNNNNNNNNNNNNNNNNNNNNNNNNNNNNNNNNNNNNNNNNNNNNNNNNNNNNNNNNNNNNNNNNNNNNNNNNNNNNNNNNNNNNNNNNNNNNNNNNNNNNNNNNNNNNNNNNNNNNNNNNNNNNNNNNNNNNNNNNNNNNNNNNNNNNNNNNNNNNNNNNNNNNNNNNNNNNNNNNNNNNNNNNNNNNNNNNNNNNNNNNNNNNNNNNNNNNNNNNNNNNNNNACAATAGttgtaaaaactaaaaatttattctaataatatgtaaGGTCCATCCGTCGAAATGTAGcgtaatattaaacttatttttttttcttttcttttggTTGTGgctaataagtaaaaaaaaaaaaatcaacatcaTTGTTTGAGACTACTTTAATCTCGTTTAgttcatttattgtatttgaagGACTATCAGTCCTTGGTGGGCGGTATGTCTAAACCCTTGGTTTAAGTTTAAGTTTAAGTAGTTCTATAACAGATGGCGTTGTACGATGCTGCATCGCGGTGTGGTTgtgtttgaaattataatatataaagtctGTGTGCCTGCAGTGGATAGCGACCTAGTAATATACAGTCAGAGCAATTTTcgagttttatttatctctaCTCTgatctgtgtgtgtgtactACATTGCTGGTGgtacaaactctttagctttataatattagtatagattagtaAAGATGACATATGCAGTACAAAGTGGTAATCGCAGGTACCTCCGCGACAACCTGAAGATGGTGGACGGCACGCGGGTGGGCGCGTGGGGCGCGGGCTacggcgccgccgccgcgcacgCGCTCGCCGCCGGCGACGCGCGCAACCTCACGCGCTGCCTCGCGCTGCTGGCACCGCTCGCCGACCTGCGCCACCACAGTGAGTGCGGCCCATGGGCGCGGCGTCATCGTACTTATTGTAAAGCTCTGTTTTAATGTGagaatcgagcacgcttcggaaggttattggaccagctcgcaccggtgAAGTACCCCACAGAAAAAGTGTAGTGTGTtccgtacggtgagtgggggaggcggaggtccgtttcctttttaccattcccaatcctttccttcttTCCCGTCGTCAATCCTATCCTTATCCCCTCGCgcttaaaagcgagcagcgcattcCCAGTTAACATTCTACTAATAGTTTTCCGTTGTGCGCAGACTCGTTCTGGACGGAGCGGTACGGCGGCGGGGcgagcggcgcgggcgcggtgTGGCGGCGCGCCGGCAACCTGCCGCCGCGGCGCGTGCTGCTCGCGCACGCGGGCGCCGACACGCGCGCTCCGCCGCATCATGCGCTCGCGCTTGCGCACGCGCTCGTCCGCGCACAAGCGCTCTACACGCATCACGTGAGTACCCACACAAacctacacacacacacacacacacacacgcacacacacgcgcgCACTTAAACTCACACAGGAGCAAATACCAATATCAGTCAAGAC
This DNA window, taken from Zerene cesonia ecotype Mississippi chromosome 26, Zerene_cesonia_1.1, whole genome shotgun sequence, encodes the following:
- the LOC119837030 gene encoding inactive dipeptidyl peptidase 10 isoform X1 — translated: MASSNGRESAKVTASMDSLKVSSKHTSKHASSESVLSKKDKECLQMQECKKKLLAMEPQIIIRDENVVLRSPPQKKIVMPPQINPEELAAATPTQRNWRGILIALLVIAAVLGLIVFSIALLTPAGDDGRGRGRRPTLADVLVDHYTPFNGTWLSDEELVFRDRWGGLTLFNVKNFTTRLLMNNSTFRELNAVDFKVSADLKFVLLISDVRPGWRHARLARYHVYDVITRNRIPVSPIEDDRSAPLLQYAEWAPVGSGLVFVHDNDIYYKPKVLKALVCRITSNGVPGVIFNGVPDFLYETEVLRLDRALWFSSDGQTLMYVTYNDTLVPEYKYPWYGFDQPEPPPYPVIRTLRYPQVNTNNPVATVYVVSLRTPKFLFPHAIQFSSQIDKGWYVRWSSWISERQIGVLLLNRPQNVSIISICSAVHYNCQDIYRDETDGTRWSGLGSEPSDEECGWCGGGALIGGTSGTSGSSGSSGVFTTAPVTDHGGLWRHAVHLTQDTRTTLTQGSFEITQLVGWDERRRFLYVLGTAEERAGDRHLYRVLVPRDGWPAAPACLTCGPPPLAAPPTDAPVTEYDNVTSSFPSWPTSTVLPHVSDENDSLPTECLYNRVMFSKNFSYYVQECLGPGPPATFLCSALGTAGAGVAGGAGARLAVLHDGAPLRQHVASLAAPHAKVFRVEVQAHREARVRLLLPPGLRETDDLPLPLVLHVSAEPGGQLVTSRWRAGWGWYLAAARNFIVAEIDARGSGGQGEELRTEIYQKLLSVDVEDQIAVLSYLRDNLKMVDGTRVGAWGAGYGAAAAHALAAGDARNLTRCLALLAPLADLRHHSECGPWARRHRTYCKALF
- the LOC119837030 gene encoding inactive dipeptidyl peptidase 10 isoform X3 — encoded protein: MNTVQSTGGGHGPIKKDHKHEELAAATPTQRNWRGILIALLVIAAVLGLIVFSIALLTPAGDDGRGRGRRPTLADVLVDHYTPFNGTWLSDEELVFRDRWGGLTLFNVKNFTTRLLMNNSTFRELNAVDFKVSADLKFVLLISDVRPGWRHARLARYHVYDVITRNRIPVSPIEDDRSAPLLQYAEWAPVGSGLVFVHDNDIYYKPKVLKALVCRITSNGVPGVIFNGVPDFLYETEVLRLDRALWFSSDGQTLMYVTYNDTLVPEYKYPWYGFDQPEPPPYPVIRTLRYPQVNTNNPVATVYVVSLRTPKFLFPHAIQFSSQIDKGWYVRWSSWISERQIGVLLLNRPQNVSIISICSAVHYNCQDIYRDETDGTRWSGLGSEPSDEECGWCGGGALIGGTSGTSGSSGSSGVFTTAPVTDHGGLWRHAVHLTQDTRTTLTQGSFEITQLVGWDERRRFLYVLGTAEERAGDRHLYRVLVPRDGWPAAPACLTCGPPPLAAPPTDAPVTEYDNVTSSFPSWPTSTVLPHVSDENDSLPTECLYNRVMFSKNFSYYVQECLGPGPPATFLCSALGTAGAGVAGGAGARLAVLHDGAPLRQHVASLAAPHAKVFRVEVQAHREARVRLLLPPGLRETDDLPLPLVLHVSAEPGGQLVTSRWRAGWGWYLAAARNFIVAEIDARGSGGQGEELRTEIYQKLLSVDVEDQIAVLSYLRDNLKMVDGTRVGAWGAGYGAAAAHALAAGDARNLTRCLALLAPLADLRHHSECGPWARRHRTYCKALF
- the LOC119837030 gene encoding inactive dipeptidyl peptidase 10 isoform X4, which codes for MASSNGRESAKVTASMDSLKVSSKHTSKHASSESVLSKKDKECLQMQECKKKLLAMEPQIIIRDENVVLRSPPQKKIVMPPQINPEELAAATPTQRNWRGILIALLVIAAVLGLIVFSIALLTPAGDDGRGRGRRPTLADVLVDHYTPFNGTWLSDEELVFRDRWGGLTLFNVKNFTTRLLMNNSTFRELNAVDFKVSADLKFVLLISDVRPGWRHARLARYHVYDVITRNRIPVSPIEDDRSAPLLQYAEWAPVGSGLVFVHDNDIYYKPKVLKALVCRITSNGVPGVIFNGVPDFLYETEVLRLDRALWFSSDGQTLMYVTYNDTLVPEYKYPWYGFDQPEPPPYPVIRTLRYPQVNTNNPVATVYVVSLRTPKFLFPHAIQFSSQIDKGWYVRWSSWISERQIGVLLLNRPQNVSIISICSAVHYNCQDIYRDETDGTRWSGLGSEPSDEECGWCGGGALIGGTSGTSGSSGSSGVFTTAPVTDHGGLWRHAVHLTQDTRTTLTQGSFEITQLVGWDERRRFLYVLGTAEERAGDRHLYRVLVPRDGWPAAPACLTCGPPPLAAPPTDAPVTEYDNVTSSFPSWPTSTVLPHVSDENDSLPTECLYNRVMFSKNFSYYVQECLGPGPPATFLCSALGTAGAGVAGGAGARLAVLHDGAPLRQHVASLAAPHAKVFRVEVQAHREARVRLLLPPGLRETDDLPLPLVLHVSAEPGGQLVTSRWRAGWGWYLAAARNFIVAEIDARGSGGQGEELRTEIYQKLLSVDVEDQIAVLSYLRDNLKMVDGTRVGAWGAGYGAAAAHALAAGDARNLTRCLALLAPLADLRHHNSFWTERYGGGASGAGAVWRRAGNLPPRRVLLAHAGADTRAPPHHALALAHALVRAQALYTHHVYPDEGHNFEKSKLHLHRTMEQFFDECFGPVELADWDAGVEGLFPFRD
- the LOC119837030 gene encoding inactive dipeptidyl peptidase 10 isoform X2 — protein: MASSNGRESAKVTASMDSLKVSSKHTSKHASSESVLSKKDKECLQMQECKKKLLAMEPQIIIRDENVVLRSPPQKKIVMPPQINPEELAAATPTQRNWRGILIALLVIAAVLGLIVFSIALLTPAGDDGRGRGRRPTLADVLVDHYTPFNGTWLSDEELVFRDRWGGLTLFNVKNFTTRLLMNNSTFRELNAVDFKVSADLKFVLLISDVRPGWRHARLARYHVYDVITRNRIPVSPIEDDRSAPLLQYAEWAPVGSGLVFVHDNDIYYKPKVLKALVCRITSNGVPGVIFNGVPDFLYETEVLRLDRALWFSSDGQTLMYVTYNDTLVPEYKYPWYGFDQPEPPPYPVIRTLRYPQVNTNNPVATVYVVSLRTPKFLFPHAIQFSSQIDKGWYVRWSSWISERQIGVLLLNRPQNVSIISICSAVHYNCQDIYRDETDGTRWSGLGSEPSDEECGWCGGGALIGGTSGTSGSSGSSGVFTTAPVTDHGGLWRHAVHLTQDTRTTLTQGSFEITQLVGWDERRRFLYVLGTAEERAGDRHLYRVLVPRDGWPAAPACLTCGPPPLAAPPTDAPEYDNVTSSFPSWPTSTVLPHVSDENDSLPTECLYNRVMFSKNFSYYVQECLGPGPPATFLCSALGTAGAGVAGGAGARLAVLHDGAPLRQHVASLAAPHAKVFRVEVQAHREARVRLLLPPGLRETDDLPLPLVLHVSAEPGGQLVTSRWRAGWGWYLAAARNFIVAEIDARGSGGQGEELRTEIYQKLLSVDVEDQIAVLSYLRDNLKMVDGTRVGAWGAGYGAAAAHALAAGDARNLTRCLALLAPLADLRHHSECGPWARRHRTYCKALF